The Desulfonatronum lacustre DSM 10312 region GGCCAGGCGCAACTTGGGAATACCCTTGGAAGCGGAGTAGCGATGGTTCGTGGCCTTGTGCGCGGCTTCGCACAGCTTGTCCACGATGTGCTTGGGCGTGGCCAGGTCCGGATTGCCCATGCCGAGATCAATGATGTCCTCCCCTTGATGACGCATCCGGGCCTTGAGTTCGTTGACCACGGCGAAAACATAGGGGGGCAGTCTGTGTACGCGAGGAAATTGTTCCATGAAGGGCCTGCCGTTAAGGTAAGATGTCCAGGAAAAACCGGTCGTGGAATGTATCCGGGGGGCGTGGTTCTGTCAAAGGCGGGCGCACTATCCGAACTGTAGGGGCGGACGCACAGGTCCGCTCCTACTTGACCCGGTCCGAAGATTTGGATAGGAGACTGTCCTCTTTGGGGAGAGGTGGCCGAGGCGGACGAAGGCGCTCGCCTGCTAAGCGAGTATAGGGGCTAAAACTTCTATCGAGGGTTCGAATCCCTCCCTCTCCGCCAAAAAAAAATGCCTTTCCGCTTTTTTTCCCCTCTTTTCCTTCGCTTTTCCTCCGTTTATTCGCTTGATCTCCTTTTGTTTCTCTGCCTCCACTGATTAGATTTCTGGTAATTACTCAGTACATTTTGTGTCCGCTCTTGCTCCGGCAATCGGTATCGGGGTCGGAATCGAAACAGGAAGAATTAAGAAGCATCCCAGCGTTTTCGATCCCGATCCCGATTCCGACCCCGGCAGCAGAATCACTCTGTGCTGAGTAGTTACGATTTCTGTTCGATTCCGGACGGCTTTGCCGCTCCAGGCCTACGACTTCGCGAACCGCACCCGGAAGAACGCGGCGTAGAGCACCGGGCAGAGCACCAGGGTGAACAGGGAGGAGAAGGCCAGGCCGAAGATCAGGACGTTGGCCATGGGCCGCCACATGTCGCCGCCCAGCACGGCCAGGGGGACCAGGCCCATGATCGTGGTGACCGCGGTGAGGAAGATGGCCCGCAGCCGTTCCAGCACCGCGTTGACCACCAGTTCCTGTTCCGGCTTGCCCTCGGCCCGTTCGATGTCCATCCGGTCCAGGATCAGGATGGCGTTGTTCACGATGATCCCCACCAGGCTGATCATGCCCAGCATGGCCATGAACCCGAAGGGCTCCCGGGTCAGCAGCAGGCCGACGCTGATTCCGACCATCATCGGCGGGATGGTCAGCAGGATGATCAGAAAGCGGCGGATGGAGTTGAACTGCACGATGAGCACCAGGGCCAGCAGGCCCATGGCCAGAGGCACCCCGGCCATGACCGAGGCGTTGGCCTCGGTGCTTTCCTCCACCTCTCCGCCGTACTCCACGAAATAGTGATCCGGCCATTCCGGCCCCTGGACGATCCGGTCTATCCGGGCCTGGACCTCGGTCAGGACGTCCTCGGCGTAGCGCCCGGAGATCTCCACCTTTACGGTCATGGTCCGGGTCTGGTCCCTGCGACGGATGTCGCTGGGCTGCCAGGTCAGCCTGGTGGAGGCCAGTTGGAGCAGAGGCACGCTTTGGCCGTCTTCAAAGGCATAGACGTTGAGCCCCTCGATGTTGCCCAGATCCTCTCGAAAGCTCTCCTGGGCCCGCAGGACCACGGGCACAAGGTTGTCGCCTTCCCGGAACTGGGTGGCCGTGAGGCCGGAGATCTGGGTTTGCAGGGACAAGGCGATGTCCTGGGTGCTCAGCCCGGCGCGTTTGGCCTGCTCCTGGTTCACGTCCACGACCATTTTCTTGGTCCATTCGCCCCAGTCGTCGTAGATGGCACTGATGCCCTCGATGGGAGCGATGGCCTGGCTGATTGCGTCCCGTAGCCGGTACAGGGCGCCAATATCCGGGCCGGAGACGCGGATCTGGATCGGCGCGCCCACGGGCGGGCCCAGTTCCAGGCGACGCACCGTATGCCGGGCGTCTGGAAAGTGATCGTCCAGATAAACCCTGGTGGACCGGATCAGCGGACCGACGTCCTCCAGAGTTTTGGTGTTCACGATGACGAAGGCGTAGTTGGGATTGGGGTGTTCCGGGTTCACGGCGAGGTCCCAACGCGGGCCGCCGTCGCCGATGAACGCGCCCAGGGAGGCCACGCCGGGTTGATCGATCAAGTGGGCTTCCAGATCGGCCAACCGGTCCGCGGTGGAGCGGATATCCGTGCCAAAGGGCTGCCAGAAGTCGATGGTGAACATTTCCCGGTCATTGGGCGGGAAGAAGATGGCCGGCACCAGGCTGAAGGCCGCGGTCCCGCCGATGGTCAGCAGCAGGGCGAAGGTCAGAAAGAGCGTCCGCCGTCGCAGACAGAACAGCAGCAGAGCCCGGAATCCCCGATACCAGAACCCGGAAAAAGGCTGGCCACCGTTTTGGCGCTCCCTTTGGCGTGGTTTCTGGAAATAGTAACTGAGCAGGGGGACCATGGTCAGGGAGAATATCCAGGACAGCAGCAGGGTCAGGCTGACCACGATGAACAGAGACGTGGTGTATTCGCCGGTCTCGGACTTGGCCATGGGGATGGGCATGAAGGCGAAGATCGTGGTCAGGGAGGAGGTCAGCAGGGGAAACCAGAGCTCGCGCACCGACCGGACGGCCGCGTTGAGGCGGTCTTCGCCCCGGTTCAAACGGACCAGAATGTTTTCGCTGACCACCACGCCGTTGGCCACCAGCAGACCCAGGGCGATGATGAACGAGGCGATGGACACCCGTTGCAGGTCCACGCCGAACACGGGCATCAGGGCGATGCAGGTCAGGATGGACATAGGGATGATCAGCCCGGCCACGATGCCGGTGCGCAGTCCCGTGAATACGAACATGGCCCCGACCACGAAGACGAAGGCCAAAAACAGGTTGACCATGAAGTCGTCAATGGCCGTGCGGACGAAATCCGGCTGGAAAAGCAGGATATCCAGATCCAGGCCCATGGGCAGGTTGGCCCGCAGCTCGGTCAGTCGTTCCTGGACCCTATCCCCCAGATCCGTGATCTTGCCGCCCTGGGCCATGCTCACGGCCACGATCAGGGTGCGCTGGCCGTTGAACCGGGCCATGGGATCGGGCGGGTCCACGTAGTCCCGGGTGATGGTGGCGAAATCCCGCAGGGAAATGTTGTCGGCTCGCCCTGGTAAGCGAAAGGTGACCTGGGCCAGGTCGTCCAGGGAGGTGAATTCGCCGGTGGGCTCGATGACGATCCGTTCCGTGCCCACCAGGGCCACGCCGCTGGGCTGAATGGCGTTCTGGGCGCGGAGCAGGTGGAGCACATGGGCCGGGCTGAAGCCGAACTCGGCCAGCCGGGCATTGGAAAACTCCACGAAGATGCGCTCTTCCTGGACCCCGTGCAGCGATACCTTGCCCACGTCCTCCAGGCGCAGAAGCTGATCCCGGATATGGTCCGCGGCGTCCTTCATCTCCCGGTAGGTGTAGCCGTCTCCGGTCAGGGCGATGAGAATACCGAACACATCGCCGAACTCGTCGTTGACCATGGACGGCAGAACGCCGTCAGGCAGGTCCGGGGCCGCGTCGGCCACCTTGTTGCGCAGGTTCTGCCAGATCGGGCCCAGATCCTTGAACCGCTGCTGGATGTTCACCTCAATGATGGACAGGCCGGACATGGACTGGGAGGTGATATAATCCACCTCCGCGATTTCCCGGATGCGCTCCTCCAGCTTGTCCGTGACCAGTTCTTCCACGCGCTGAGGCGATGCGCCGGGAAAGGGGGTGATCACCAGGGCGACGCGCACGGTGAATTCGGGGTCTTCCAGGCGAGGGATGCTCAGGTAGGTGCTCAGCCCGAGAAAGGCCAGGAGGGCGAAGACGACCAGGGAAGTCCGGTTGTTTTGGATGCACCAGGCGGCGATGTTCATGAGGGGGGAAGGCTGAAGGGTGAAGGTTGAAGTCAGAGGTCAGGAGGCGTTTTGGGGGAGGCGGACTTTTTGGCCTTGTTCCAGGCGGTGGACGCCGCGGATGACGATGATTTCGCCGCCGAGCAGGCCGTCCAGGATTTGCAGCCCCCCGGGGAGCAGGCGGCCCGCGATGACGGGTTGGCGGTGGACGGTGCCGGAGTTGGTGCCGGAGTTGGTGTCGGATTCGGGATCCACCAGCCAGACGGCCTGTTCCCCGGAGGGCAGGCCGAAGACGGCTTCCACGGGAACCAGGGTGAAAGGCCGGGAGTTTGCGTGGGAAAAGGTGAACCGGGCCATGCCGATCATGCCGGGACGGACTTGCGGCGCGGGCTCGGCCAGACGCAGCTTGACCGGAAAGGTGCTCACCGGTCCTGGAGTGATCCCGACCTCGCTGACCGTGGCATCGTAGGGTTGGTTCGGAAGCACGTCGAAGATCACCTGGGCCGGTTCGCCTGGTTGAACCTGGTGGATCAGTTGATCCGGCAGGCCGACTTCGAACTCCAGATCGTCGTCGGTGCTGAGGACGACGATGGGCTGTCCGGAGGAAACGGTCTGATGGTTCTCCACCGGCACTTCGGAGATGGTCCCGGCCATGGGCGCGGTCAACCTGGTGTAGGAGAACTGTTGGCGGACCAGTTCCAGACTTTTGCCCATCGCGGCCAGTTGGGCCTGAGCCGTCTCAAATTCGGCCCGGACCTGATCCAGTTCGCTTTTGCTGACGCTGTCCGCTTCGAACAATGTCTGAAATCGTTCGTAATCCGCCTTGGCCCGTGTGAAGGCCGCCCGGGCCTGGACGGTCTGGGCTTCCAGTTCCATGACCTTCAGCTCAAAATCCGTGGGGTCCAGCCGGGCGATCAGCTCCCCGGCGCGGATCCGCTGGCCTATCTGGACGGGCAGTTCCCGCAGCACGCCGGAGACCTGAAAGCTGAGCGCCATGTCCCGGGAGGCGCGGGCCATGCCGGAAAAGCTTCGTACGACTTGGCTCTGTGGTGGCTCCACGACCATGGTCTTCACCGGCCGCGGTCCCGGCGCGTAAAGTGGCTCGGGTTCGGCGCAACCGGTAAAAAGAAGCAGGACGCAAAGAAAGATTGTTGGACGGAGAAAAAGCAAGAATGGATCTCCTGATAGATGGTCAAAGCGAGTGATCTGGTCGCGGACGCTTTCGCAGCCGCTTGGAAACATCATAGGCCAGCCACAGGGCCAAGACAACCAGGATGATCTTGCCGGTAAGCTGGAATCTAGTCACCTCGTGGACGGCGTA contains the following coding sequences:
- a CDS encoding efflux RND transporter permease subunit, whose amino-acid sequence is MNIAAWCIQNNRTSLVVFALLAFLGLSTYLSIPRLEDPEFTVRVALVITPFPGASPQRVEELVTDKLEERIREIAEVDYITSQSMSGLSIIEVNIQQRFKDLGPIWQNLRNKVADAAPDLPDGVLPSMVNDEFGDVFGILIALTGDGYTYREMKDAADHIRDQLLRLEDVGKVSLHGVQEERIFVEFSNARLAEFGFSPAHVLHLLRAQNAIQPSGVALVGTERIVIEPTGEFTSLDDLAQVTFRLPGRADNISLRDFATITRDYVDPPDPMARFNGQRTLIVAVSMAQGGKITDLGDRVQERLTELRANLPMGLDLDILLFQPDFVRTAIDDFMVNLFLAFVFVVGAMFVFTGLRTGIVAGLIIPMSILTCIALMPVFGVDLQRVSIASFIIALGLLVANGVVVSENILVRLNRGEDRLNAAVRSVRELWFPLLTSSLTTIFAFMPIPMAKSETGEYTTSLFIVVSLTLLLSWIFSLTMVPLLSYYFQKPRQRERQNGGQPFSGFWYRGFRALLLFCLRRRTLFLTFALLLTIGGTAAFSLVPAIFFPPNDREMFTIDFWQPFGTDIRSTADRLADLEAHLIDQPGVASLGAFIGDGGPRWDLAVNPEHPNPNYAFVIVNTKTLEDVGPLIRSTRVYLDDHFPDARHTVRRLELGPPVGAPIQIRVSGPDIGALYRLRDAISQAIAPIEGISAIYDDWGEWTKKMVVDVNQEQAKRAGLSTQDIALSLQTQISGLTATQFREGDNLVPVVLRAQESFREDLGNIEGLNVYAFEDGQSVPLLQLASTRLTWQPSDIRRRDQTRTMTVKVEISGRYAEDVLTEVQARIDRIVQGPEWPDHYFVEYGGEVEESTEANASVMAGVPLAMGLLALVLIVQFNSIRRFLIILLTIPPMMVGISVGLLLTREPFGFMAMLGMISLVGIIVNNAILILDRMDIERAEGKPEQELVVNAVLERLRAIFLTAVTTIMGLVPLAVLGGDMWRPMANVLIFGLAFSSLFTLVLCPVLYAAFFRVRFAKS
- a CDS encoding efflux RND transporter periplasmic adaptor subunit; protein product: MLFLRPTIFLCVLLLFTGCAEPEPLYAPGPRPVKTMVVEPPQSQVVRSFSGMARASRDMALSFQVSGVLRELPVQIGQRIRAGELIARLDPTDFELKVMELEAQTVQARAAFTRAKADYERFQTLFEADSVSKSELDQVRAEFETAQAQLAAMGKSLELVRQQFSYTRLTAPMAGTISEVPVENHQTVSSGQPIVVLSTDDDLEFEVGLPDQLIHQVQPGEPAQVIFDVLPNQPYDATVSEVGITPGPVSTFPVKLRLAEPAPQVRPGMIGMARFTFSHANSRPFTLVPVEAVFGLPSGEQAVWLVDPESDTNSGTNSGTVHRQPVIAGRLLPGGLQILDGLLGGEIIVIRGVHRLEQGQKVRLPQNAS